The following proteins come from a genomic window of Salvia hispanica cultivar TCC Black 2014 chromosome 4, UniMelb_Shisp_WGS_1.0, whole genome shotgun sequence:
- the LOC125217938 gene encoding uncharacterized protein LOC125217938, with the protein MAGLHEERMGANASPEALKRLFSLPRLSSEQGFESADSESRHGSTLAFESSLKCHETDLQSSSVEFGSTRVKSEITTETHLTPGNRSLERGMVKKKQRCRVVGGEDGLSTNTVVQDSQHGTESSCSNSLPVVVPVSYQSYQETSKDAYLFRNCGSSMDSSNFDRSPEEQVTASSESGVSARIASKARRNSNARNSMKIMWLGGNHSSSMIKRESRDLEEATPEEGQVLKHSDDVRCVSRERTMRCEMSGDGKSLETGSEVMNKCKDEFWVNESADSSMVKRCKKSVIGDDKAIAGFDLNKDLNSNEQDDCVQPVLPCVSSHSVIRVVAKAGIPSGRRPMFPLEFEGGLCWKGASKTSAFRSTKNSDGRRCSTIHGTKDLEGFKGIDLNVAVEEDIPAYGTPTEQAKSPLIDLNCLYESAEELSQPKLEKSPLVDLNLDTERSSNDHWLDHKNVEFPNFSKRDVYLSDLSSIRRIHNTGHSLKALPQYLQQMELVPRHILPTTSYFHEHGIFPGAYNAPHTGQFVHKQSTSSKMAAFAPKLEAKTKELLSTNGSKSEGLMYFPFLSNERMMHQDAWYAASLKRKEPPEGGLDCFHLGYKQLT; encoded by the coding sequence ATGGCTGGCCTACATGAGGAGAGGATGGGTGCAAATGCGTCTCCGGAAGCCTTGAAGAGGCTGTTTTCACTGCCAAGACTGTCGAGCGAACAAGGGTTTGAATCAGCGGATAGTGAGAGCAGGCACGGGTCGACTCTGGCCTTCGAGAGTAGCTTGAAATGCCACGAGACCGATCTGCAATCATCGTCCGTTGAATTTGGCTCTACACGGGTGAAGAGTGAGATTACCACAGAGACACATTTAACTCCCGGGAATCGGAGTCTTGAAAGGGGGATGGTGAAGAAGAAACAGAGGTGTCGTGTGGTTGGTGGTGAGGACGGGTTGAGCACGAATACGGTGGTGCAAGATTCCCAACACGGGACTGAATCTTCGTGTTCGAACTCTTTACCTGTCGTGGTTCCTGTTTCCTACCAAAGCTATCAGGAGACCTCGAAGGATGCTTACTTGTTTAGGAATTGTGGGAGCTCGATGGATAGTTCGAACTTTGATCGCAGCCCGGAAGAGCAGGTAACTGCCAGTTCTGAATCGGGCGTATCTGCTCGGATAGCGAGTAAGGCTAGAAGAAACTCGAATGCTAGGAATAGTATGAAGATTATGTGGTTGGGAGGGAATCATTCTTCATCGATGATCAAGCGAGAGAGCAGGGATCTCGAGGAAGCAACTCCCGAAGAAGGACAAGTTCTGAAACATAGTGACGACGTGAGGTGCGTCTCGAGAGAAAGAACGATGAGGTGTGAGATGTCAGGGGATGGCAAATCGCTAGAGACGGGCTCTGAGGTGATGAACAAGTGCAAGGACGAGTTTTGGGTGAACGAATCTGCAGATTCGTCGATGGTGAAACGCTGTAAGAAATCCGTGATAGGCGATGATAAGGCTATTGCTGGATTTGATCTCAACAAAGACTTAAACTCGAATGAGCAGGACGACTGTGTTCAGCCGGTTTTGCCTTGTGTCTCGTCTCACAGTGTGATACGCGTAGTAGCAAAAGCCGGAATACCTAGTGGCAGACGGCCTATGTTTCCTTTGGAATTCGAAGGCGGCCTATGCTGGAAGGGTGCTTCCAAAACAAGCGCTTTTCGTTCCACAAAGAATTCAGATGGAAGAAGATGCTCCACGATTCACGGGACAAAAGACCTTGAAGGCTTCAAAGGCATCGACCTCAACGTTGCTGTTGAAGAAGATATTCCTGCCTACGGGACTCCAACCGAGCAAGCCAAGAGCCCTTTGATCGATCTCAATTGCCTCTACGAGTCCGCTGAAGAGCTTTCTCAACCTAAACTGGAAAAATCACCGTTGGTAGACTTGAACTTGGACACGGAGAGGTCCAGCAACGACCACTGGCTCGACCACAAGAATGTTGAGTTCCCAAATTTCAGCAAAAGAGACGTTTATTTATCCGACTTGAGTAGTATACGTCGTATACACAACACTGGCCATTCCCTAAAGGCTTTGCCTCAATATCTCCAGCAAATGGAGCTCGTACCACGACATATCCTACCAACCACGAGCTATTTCCACGAACATGGAATTTTCCCAGGAGCATACAACGCCCCTCATACTGGCCAGTTTGTCCATAAGCAGAGCACCAGTAGCAAGATGGCCGCGTTTGCCCCAAAACTCGAGGCCAAGACCAAAGAGCTCTTGTCAACAAATGGGAGCAAGAGTGAGGGGCTTATGTATTTCCCCTTTCTCTCTAACGAACGTATGATGCATCAAGACGCTTGGTATGCGGCCTCTTTGAAAAGGAAGGAGCCCCCCGAGGGAGGGCTCGACTGCTTCCACCTCGGCTACAAACAGCTAACTTAG
- the LOC125222146 gene encoding uncharacterized protein LOC125222146: MMNFLALGLVLTSLVTAGFFTPTPQNPKSSDDNVIVRDGHRVVVVEYEKDDGNTKVLISPPDKLNENMKEEVKEGVKVARDELGNLVESQEDRKFSPRELVCDAYGKCKHKIASAFEKTKESAAETASSVEEAARGKIRESKEKVKDSANEVKEEVAEKARRVGDAMQESKEKVKGEVAEKAGAARKELREILRHAWEVAGDVLDYVAPRERVGFAAGVAHLMGFAAAYGMGVWITFASSYVLAGALPRSQFAVVQSKLYPVYFRGMACGVGMALLGHLAGRRGPAPVLQGLNLAAALGMILVNLRWLEPQATKVMVERMKKEKEEGTGQAVETSRKAGESAAETAGRVPASEEAAARSQIIQLSQTLERLNSYSSFLNALTLVSLTWHLVHLGQRLHAATC; the protein is encoded by the exons ATGATGAATTTTCTCGCATTAGGTCTTGTTTTAACCTCACTAGTAACCGCAGGGTTCTTCACCCCAACTCCACAAAACCCCAAATCGAGCGATGACAATGTGATAGTGAGAGACGGCCACCGAGTTGTGGTGGTCGAGTACGAGAAAGACGACGGCAACACCAAGGTTCTCATCTCGCCTCCCGATAAATTGAACGAGAATATGAAGGAGGAAGTAAAGGAGGGAGTGAAGGTAGCTCGTGATGAATTGGGAAATTTAGTTGAAAGCCAAGAAGATCGCAAATTCAGCCCCCGGGAGCTCGTCTGCGATGCCTACGGGAAGTGCAAGCACAAGATCGCTTCGGCCTTCGAGAAGACGAAGGAATCCGCAGCCGAGACGGCCTCCTCCGTGGAGGAGGCCGCCAGAGGCAAAATTCGAGAATCTAAGGAGAAGGTGAAAGATTCCGCGAATGAGGTGAAGGAGGAGGTGGCGGAGAAGGCGAGGAGAGTCGGAGATGCAATGCAAGAGTCTAAGGAGAAGGTGAAGGGTGAGGTGGCGGAGAAGGCGGGGGCGGCGAGGAAGGAGCTGAGGGAGATTTTGAGGCATGCGTGGGAGGTGGCGGGGGATGTGTTGGACTACGTGGCGCCGAGGGAGAGGGTGGGGTTCGCGGCCGGGGTGGCGCATCTGATGGGGTTCGCGGCGGCGTACGGGATGGGGGTGTGGATCACGTTTGCGTCGAGCTACGTGCTGGCCGGGGCGCTGCCGCGGAGCCAGTTTGCGGTGGTGCAGAGCAAGCTCTATCCGGTTTATTTCCGGGGGATGGCGTGTGGTGTGGGGATGGCCCTGTTGGGGCATTTGGCCGGGCGGAGGGGCCCGGCCCCGGTGCTCCAAGGGTTGAACCTCGCGGCCGCGCTTGGGATGATCCTCGTGAATTTGAGGTGGCTCGAGCCTCAGGCGACTAAG GTGATGGTGGAAAGgatgaagaaggagaaggaagAGGGTACCGGACAAGCGGTGGAGACGAGCAGGAAGGCCGGGGAGTCGGCCGCGGAGACGGCCGGCAGAGTTCCAGCTAGTGAAGAAGCAGCAGCAAGGTCTCAGATCATCCAATTGAGCCAGACTCTTGAGAGGCTCAACTCATATTCATCTTTCCTCAATGCTCTAACCCTCGTGTCGCTGACCTGGCACCTCGTCCACCTCGGACAGCGCCTGCACGCCGCCACGTGTTGA